The Colius striatus isolate bColStr4 chromosome 25, bColStr4.1.hap1, whole genome shotgun sequence region GGTCCcaaaggcagaggagaaaggTGCTGAGATGGGGGCAAGTGGCAGGTATCAATGTTGGGTGCTGAGCACTCTGCCATGCTTATCccatcctctccttccccagggaAACACAGCTCTGACCTCAGCCCTGCCTTCCTGCTCAACTTGCCCtacatcctcatcctcatctggGCTGGGACAAGGCTCTTCCAGCAGCCCAAGGCCCTGCCATATCTCAGTCCGGAGAAGGTgagccagggcaggggctgcagcgggATCTGGCAGCCTTATCCCCTCCTGGGGCCACACCACAAGGTGTGAGGCCAAACCCAGAGTGTTTTCCCTCTCCCAGGTTGCAGAGGAACAACACAAGCACCTGTACCAGCGGCCCCAGGACGTGGGGctgatcctgctgctgctcctcaccgCCGCCTTCACCTTCTTCAGGGGGATGGTGAGTGCTGGGTCCCTGCACCGGGGTTGTTGAAAGGCTGGGGGAGCCCTGGAGGGTTGGGAGGGGGGATCCTGGGGTGGGTGCATCTGCCCTGCACCCACCTCCCCTCTCCTGCTGCATCCTCAGGTGGTTTTGGACTGTCCTGCTGACTCGTGCTTCGAGTACATCTACCAGCACGAGCCGTACCTGCGCGACCCCGTCGCCTACCCCAAGGTGCAGGTGAGTGGAGTCGAGGCAGGGCTGTcccctcctcctgtgccaccagAGCCCTGCTCACCCTCTCCATATCTCCCCCCAGATGCTGATCTACATGTTCTACGTCCTCCCCTTCTTCTGCCTCTGCATCTATGGGCTggtgctgcctggctgctcctggctgcccgACTGGAGCCTGGTGTTTGCTGGGGCTGTGGCACAGGTGAGAGCTGCTCCTTTATCCCCCTCCCTGGACACAGTGGGACCCCCCAGGCTGGGGTTTAGTCCCAGCAAGGAGAAAGCAAATAGGGATGAGACTAGGACTGAGCTGGAAGTGGGGGGAGGGAAGCAGATCCACACCCTGCTGCATGTGGAGCAGCTCCCACTGCCACTGCCTCGTAATTACTTTGGCCTCGGTGGATCTTAATGGAGCCAGGGATGAGTTTGACAGAAATAGGCTGGAGAGAGCCCTCAGGGCTGTAGATAGGATGCACTGGGCCTGCTCCTGCCAAACACCTTCTGGTGCTGGgtgggctgcagcaggtcagCCTCCCCATGCCAGACCACCCTGTGTCTCCAGGCTCAGTTCTCCCACGTGGGCTCCTCGCTGCACCCCCGCACACCCTTCCCTTACCAGACCCCTGAAGATGTCTGGTGGAGTTTCCTCCTCACCAATGTCCTGTATGCCCTGGGCCCCCAGCTCCTGGCATTCCGCtgcctgcgctgccctgccttCTTCCTGCCTGCCAGTCCTGCCAGCCTCCACCTGGGCAAGAAGCACCAGTGACCTGTTCCCCCGTGCTCCAGgggggctgctgctcagctcctctctccccactgcAGGAGCAGTCTCTGGTGGCACCTGGCTGGCAGAGGTGTCCCCAGGGATGCTCTGGCCCCTCACCAGGTCCCCtgatgctgtgggatgtgttGAGGGGTGCTCTGTAGGGCATCGCTGCAGCCACAGTCCTGTCTTTGCCCAAACCTGGGGGATCTCACTGGCTGGGGGGCTGTAGGAGCCCAGCTCCCCTTCTGGCAGGTCCCCAGGGGTGATGGGGACTTCATGGCACCCTGCTGCTCCCATCCATGCCTGAGAATGCAGGAACTGTGCCAGGAAAACACTGTTTACAAAATAAAGGAGGGATGTAATGGCTCCTGAGCCCATGTGTGTGCTCTGGCTGGGGCTGTCCCACCCTGGCCCCCCCTACATCACTTGCCGGGGTCCCCCTGCttccccctgctctgcctggggctgggaggggccGCCTGACTTTGCCCCCCTGCCCTTTGGGGTGCAGAGGCTGGGGGTGTCCCTGCTGCTCACTCTGCAGGGCACAAAGGCTGGGAGGGGGGAGCCAGGGAGAGGGATGCCCAGGGGCAAGCAGGGGTGTGTGAGTGTGGAGGGGGGATGCACACGGGTGGCGGCGCTGGCAGTGCCCCGGGCTTGTCCTTGCCGTGGCCACGGCGGGAATTACCCGGTAAAACTCTCCTACCCCGGGCAGGGGGCAGCGGGGGGCCGGGACCGGGCGGGCCGGTGACCTTGGCGAGCCGTCGGCTCTGCGCAGCGCCGGGAgccggggcagggccgggccgaGCTCCCGGTGCCGCCCCCTGCGCGGAGCCGCACCGGCAGCACCGGCGGCACCGGAGCGCTCCTGCGGCCGGGCCCCTCCCGCGGGCCGGCACCGGCGCCCGCGGACACACGGTGAGTGCGGCGATGCGGCCCCGGCGCCGTTCGCTGCGGTGCGGCCGCGAGCAGCCGGGACGGGACCCCCCGCTACCGGTACCCGCGCCAGGGGCCGCGCCGGTTCCCCCCGCTCCGCCCTGCGCCGCCCGCTCCCGGCCACCGGCGTCCCGCAGCCCCGGGGCTGCCGCCGCAGTGTCCCGCACTGCAACACCGCACCGGCCCCGGGGGAAAGCCGGggccgccccgctccccccgCACCCCACCGGGCACCGGGACCCTCCGGGGAGGGCTGTTCcgctccccctgcccctgcccggGCGCTGGGACCCTCGGGGAAGGAGCCCTGGTCTCTTTTTGCCCCGAGCGGGACTCTCGGGGGATTGCCCCGCTCCTCCTGCCCCGCAGCCGAGCCCTGGCTCCCCTTCCCCGGGGGGCTCATTGCCGTGGCGGGGGGCACACTCCGCCTGCCCGGGCTGGCATCTGGGGCGTCTCCGCGTGGGACGCGGGGCTCGGGGGGGTTCGCGGTCCCCCGGGGTCAGGGAGGCTCTGGAGCGGCTTTTCCCTCGCTGTCCACGGGGATGGGGGGTTCgtggagcggggcggggggctgGGGAAGTTGGGGGGctggcagccacagcccagTCCCACTCCATCAGTTCAGTTTCCAGATGTGCCAGCCTTGACATAAATAACTCAGGAGATCCAGCCCGGAGCGGCTGCCATGAAATATTCATCGCGGCTGTAACTGAGCGGGTGAAGCCGAGTTCAGCACCAGCGCCGGATGGGGGGCGCGGGGGGTCCCTGCGCCTGCTCCGTGCGGGGAGGCAACGAGTGAcccagagctgcccctgagcCCCCCGCTCTGCTTGGGGCGGGCAAGGTGGGACACAGGGTGCGGGGGTTCCCCACGAGGTGGTGGGAGGAAAGTGGGTGATTCCATCTCCTTCCACCGGCTGCACAAGCCCAGCGGGGTGCAGGATGGGGGGCACATCACTGCAGAGGGTGGGTTTGCTCTCAGCACCCTCCCCGTGCTCTTCTCCCTGGGgttggggggcagggggtgctGAGAGACTCTGCTCTCCTCCTAGATGCATCCCCAAGGCCCCTGGGCCGCTGGCCCCatggctctgctgctcctcaccacCATCCTCACCTCTGAGGCTCTGCTCAGCACCCGGGGCAGGAAGAAGGTGGTGCATGTCATGGGTGAGTGGGGATGGGGGTCAGGAGGGGTGAGCTGGGCTGAGCCTGCTGGGATGGGACAGGGTGAGCTGTCCTGCAGCCAGGGGGCTCTTGTGTTTAATATCCAATCAGAATCCTTTGAGTTGGAAGAGTCCTTGTGTCCAACCACCAATCCCAAAGCCACCGTGTCCCTAAAAGCACGTCCCATACCCGTGACAACGTGATCACTGAGCCACAACCAGCTTCTGCCACATCCCTTGTGTCCCCTCTGCCCCGGCCAGGAGCTGCCCAGCCCACTCTGGGCTTTGCAAAGCCACCAAAAGAGAGAAATCCTCCCCAAAGCTTGTCCCTTTGCCTGCCCCATGACCCCAGCCTGCATCATCCCTGCCCCTGAGCCATCCCCTGAGCTCCGTGTCCCTTGCAGAGGGTGACAGCGGGGCCGTGGTGGTGCAAACAGCCCCCGGCAAGGTGGTGACTCACCGCGGTGGCAccatcatcctgccctgccgCTACCACTACGACGTGTCTGCCCACGACCCCGCCGAGATCCGCCTCAAGTGGACCAAGGTGACGGAGCCCATGGCCTTTGTGGACGTGTTCGTGGCGCTGGGGAAGGCGCGGCGGGCGTTCGGCAGCTACCGCGGCCGCACGGCGCTGCAGGAGGACGGCGCCGGCGACGCCTCCCTCATCATCCGCAACGTCACCCTGCAAGACTACGGCCGCTACGAGTGC contains the following coding sequences:
- the TM6SF2 gene encoding transmembrane 6 superfamily member 2, giving the protein MQLPAVPGALAPSLLAVPLAFSLNAVTLLADSPLVLILTGLLLLAALFFIVFFVSGGNLFQDPFFCVFVVFSFTSIVDLIISLEEDGYISGFMEIYVTEGEPYLRTAHGIVICYWDGVIHYGLYLAMITAISHRKSYRNLGLFWLGSVTMSIVVFLLGNLIGKHSSDLSPAFLLNLPYILILIWAGTRLFQQPKALPYLSPEKVAEEQHKHLYQRPQDVGLILLLLLTAAFTFFRGMVVLDCPADSCFEYIYQHEPYLRDPVAYPKVQMLIYMFYVLPFFCLCIYGLVLPGCSWLPDWSLVFAGAVAQAQFSHVGSSLHPRTPFPYQTPEDVWWSFLLTNVLYALGPQLLAFRCLRCPAFFLPASPASLHLGKKHQ